The following coding sequences are from one Ficedula albicollis isolate OC2 chromosome 14, FicAlb1.5, whole genome shotgun sequence window:
- the LOC101813255 gene encoding interleukin-9 receptor-like, translating to MPLQLLPDNQTTQLKLSRDRSSVKSNISFELILSGMGGVVWQLGLQLCIAAALLFGGGRGRELPGSLSCLNNYVTTLSCMWVTAEPAGDGPFHLHFTNLWSKGHNASCKLTATGSMQNQYHCTIHLASQILETDGYRVSLQGNFLGRNHTYLAFPEYNPRKNIKLDPPLNIQSNTTASKCQIWWSVGNVPWYLAEILQYELQYKESSMSWEVAWNKTLPSSLPQVEIEATELHGGIAYAARLRCKVSENENSYHSQWSEWSQTTVFQGADVPKVSEKILNTKTMQYLFIPLSFATLLYLFWNCKLSSRAKNLACFNIPTPAAFFQPLYSLHNGNFKDWVGQNEACSQLEREEASNSSKVNADRISDLNTQELISQTSLKPTGSTDMVTAEENFAFALGPSQQYVPSRYIRAEGTELWPGLLFAPNYAGDTVGLKISEIIKDNLESPSVGRNYPSHSQHGKGDPLRLQESLGTADVSFSSSDYCTLCDNDTTGGLISAELLKLSNGNSHVKHQKDQ from the exons aTGCCACTGCAGCTACTGCCTGATAATCAAACCACACAGCTTAAGCTATCAAGGGACAGAAGCAGTGTGAAAAGTAACATTTCTTTTGAGCTG ATACTATCTGGAATGGGAGGAGTCGTGTGGCAGCTGGGCCTCCAGCTGTGCATTGCTGCTGCGCTGCTCTTTggtggagggagagggagag agctccccggcagcctgagctgcctgaATAACTACGTGACTACCCTGAGCTGCATGTGGGTGACAGCAGAGCCCGCGGGGGATGGACCTTTCCACCTGCATTTCACCAA CCTCTGGTCAAAGGGCCACAATGCCAGCTGCAAACTGACAGCCACAGGGAGCATGCAGAATCAGTACCACTGCACAATCCATTTAGCCAGCCAGATCTTGGAAACAGATGGTTACAGAGTCTCTCTCCAAGGAAACTTCTTGGGACGTAACCACACATACCTGGCCTTTCCGGAGTACAATCCCCGCAAGAACA TAAAACTCGATCCACCTTTGAACATCCAGAGCAATACCACTGCCAGCAAGTGCCAGATATGGTGGAGTGTGGGGAATGTGCCTTGGTACCTCGCTGAAATTCTCCAATATGAGTTGCAGTATAAGGAGTCCAGCATGTCTTGGGAG GTTGCATGGAACAAGACACTACCCAGTTCACTGCCACAGGTAGAAATTGAAGCCACAGAGCTCCACGGTGGCATCGCTTATGCTGCAAGGCTTCGCTGCAAAGTTTCTGAAAACGAGAATTCATACCACAGTCAGTGGAGTGAGTGGAGCCAGACAACAGTGTTTCAAGGAGCAG ATGTCCCAAAAGTCTCTGAAAAGATTCTAAATACCAAAACTATGCAATACTTATTCATTCCTCTGAGTTTTGCCACTCTACTCTATTTATTCTGGAACTGCAAGCTTTCCTCAAG GGCAAAAAACCTCGCCTGCTTTAACATTCCCACACCAGCTGCTTTCTTTCAGCCACTCTATAGTTTGCACAACGGGAATTTTAAG GACTGGGTTGGACAGAATGAGGCTTGTAGCCAACTTGAAAGAGAAGAGGCCAGCAACTCAAGCAAAGTGAATGCAGATAGAATTTCTGATCTAAACACCCAAGAACTGATTTCCCAAACCTCATTGAAACCTACAGGAAGCACAGATATGGTtactgcagaagaaaactttGCATTTGCCTTAGGTCCAAGCCAGCAGTATGTCCCCAGCAGGTACATAAGAGCAGAAGGGACAGAGTTGTGGCCAGGACTATTGTTTGCACCAAACTATGCTGGTGATACCGTCGGCCTGAAAatctctgaaataattaaagaCAACCTTGAGAGCCCTAGTGTTGGAAGGAATTATCCCTCTCACTCACAGCATGGAAAGGGTGACCCTCTTAGGCTTCAGGAATCTTTGGGAACAGCAGATGTGTCCTTCAGCAGTAGTGACTATTGTACTTTGTGTGACAATGATACCACAGGCGGTTTGATTTCTGCTGAGCTACTGAAGCTTTCTAATGGCAATAGTCATGTTAAACATCAGAAGGATCAGTGA
- the IL21R gene encoding interleukin-21 receptor, which yields MRNKQWLQNIFFCLLFQYTLCCEGLTCFVDYVQTLSCILREELGAGSYTLTATWFPEEDPENTVASCSLLQLSRNASHAQYMCTVDMTEFLADTKVQVDVTETDRQHMLSKDFYLSHNIKPQPPFNLTALFSEGYNISWETIYQNSSFDFLNEELQYQLRYKRRTDTWEAQKTKAVHEDKRTLLILPWELQADTEYEFQVRARPREGSGYGGFWSEWSSPLSLKTRPAAVTQTAGMEWLLLFGIVVAIVASITTFLAKQQSLWKKMACIPDPAPFFKPLYMAHNGDFKKWVGASHMKMTFDFFEWGIVLPEVLEVYTMHPSNSTPQEELHELGKTLPGKPCASCLSGPGQSSRSLGCSVNSSGGAEDQSYGHLSIETVTVADEFTSCKCQCCSCTHGDREHKHTNKEDDGAGEPGYPKVNIDEEDRKMCSDLHLADLSAQDKILASGSVSTDLLRSTSVPVNQQGERRVEGGVGSILEALCLQPYQWDLENPGSLPSPDGESVSYSEGSYDFFPHNIRPGDSCPLICVDLDTIDSGFVDSDCGSPVDSEFGQNSQTICGAIPPEQEGQDFPRSYVKQWVSCRSESPVSGTQTNQGL from the exons ATGAGGAACAAACAATGGctccagaatattttcttctgccttttattCCAGTACA CACTGTGTTGTGAAGGCCTCACTTGTTTTGTGGACTATGTCCAGACGCTGTCGTGCATCCTGCgagaggagctgggtgctggttCCTACACTCTCACTGCCACATG GTTTCCTGAGGAAGATCCAGAAAATACTGTGgcttcctgcagcctcctgcaaTTGTCAAGGAATGCCAGTCACGCACAATACATGTGCACTGTGGACATGACTGAATTCCTGGCAGATACCAAAGTCCAGGTGGATGTTACAGAGACTGATAGGCAGCACATGCTTTCCAAAGACTTTTATTTGTCACATAACA TAAAACCACAGCCTCCATTCAACCTGACCGCTTTGTTCTCAGAGGGTTACAACATTTCTTGGGAAACCATCTACCAGAACTCTTCCTTCGACTTTTTGAATGAGGAGCTGCAATATCAGCTGCGTTACAAAAGAAGAACTGACACCTGGGAG GCTCAGAAGACTAAAGCCGTTCATGAGGACAAACGGACGCTGCTGATCCTGCCGTGGGAGCTCCAGGCAGACACCGAGTACGAGTTCCAAGTGAGAGCCAGGCCCCGGGAGGGCAGTGGCTACGGAGGCTTTTGGAGTGAATGGAGCTCTCCGCTGTCATTGAAAACCAGACCTGCAG cagtgacacagacagCAGGCATGGAATGGCTGTTACTGTTCGGTATTGTCGTGGCAATTGTGGCCTCAATCACAACATTTCTGGCCAAACAGCAGAG cttgtGGAAGAAGATGGCTTGCATCCCAGACCCTGCTCCCTTTTTCAAACCTCTTTACATGGCTCATAATGGAGATTTTAAG aagTGGGTTGGTGCATCCCATATGAAAATGACCTTTGATTTCTTTGAATGGGGAATAGTCCTTCCAGAAGTCCTCGAAGTTTACACCATGCATCCTTCCAACAGCACCCCACAGGAAGAGCTGCATGAGCTGGGAAAGACTCTGCCTGGCAAGCCCTGTGCATCTTGCCTGAgtggcccagggcagagcagccgGTCCCTGGGGTGCAGCGTGAACAGCAGTGGAGGGGCTGAGGACCAGTCCTACGGGCACTTGTCAATTGAGACAGTGACTGTGGCTGATGAATTCACATCTTGTaagtgccagtgctgcagctgtacccatggggacagggaacacAAGCACACCAACAAGGAGGATGATGGTGCTGGAGAACCCGGTTACCCCAAGGTTAACATCGatgaagaagacagaaagatgTGCAGTGACTTGCATTTGGCTGACCTGAGTGCACAGGACAAAATACTTGCTTCAGGTTCTGTGTCCACAGACCTCCTGAGGAGCACAAGTGTCCCAGTCAACCagcaaggagaaaggagagTGGAAGGAGGGGTGGGGAGCATCCTAGAAGCCCTTTGCTTGCAGCCTTATCAGTGGGATTTGGAAAATCCAGGTTCTCTACCTTCTCCTGATGGTGAAAGTGTTTCTTACAGTGAAGGCTCCTATGACTTCTTCCCTCACAATATAAGGCCTGGTGACAGTTGTCCTTTGATCTGTGTAGATTTGGACACTATTGACAGTGGCTTTGTGGACTCAGACTGTGGAAGTCCAGTTGACTCTGAATTTGGGCAAAACAGTCAGACCATTTGTGGAGCCATCCCTCCTGAGCAGGAGGGGCAAGACTTTCCCCGGAGCTACGTCAAGCAGTGGGTCTCCTGTCGCTCTGAGAGCCCTGTCAGTGGGACACAGACAAACCAAGGACTTTGA